The Camelina sativa cultivar DH55 chromosome 14, Cs, whole genome shotgun sequence genome includes a window with the following:
- the LOC104741265 gene encoding 3-ketoacyl-CoA synthase 5-like isoform X2 has protein sequence MIINKYKLRSNIKSYNLSGMGCSAGLISVDVARDLLQVHPNSNAVIISTEIITPNYYKGNERAMLLPNCLFRMGGAAVLLSNRKSDRWRAKYKLCHLVRTHQGADDKAYYCVMEEEDKEGNVGINLSKDLMTIAGEALKANITTIGPLVLPASEQLLFLSSLIGRKIFNPKWKPYIPDFKQAFEHFCIHAGGRAVIDELQKSLQLSGEHVEASRMTLHRFGNTSSSSLWYELSYIEAQGRMKRSDRVWQIAFGSGFKCNSAVWKCIRTIKTPTDGPWSDCIERYPVFIPEVVKL, from the exons ATGATTATCAACAAATACAAGCTCCGAAGTAACATCAAAAGCTATAACCTTTCCGGTATGGGATGCAGTGCCGGCCTTATCTCCGTCGATGTAGCCCGTGATTTGTTACAAGTCCATCCTAATTCCAACGCAGTCATAATTAGCACTGAG ATCATTACTCCTAATTACTACAAGGGTAATGAGAGAGCCATGTTGCTCCCAAATTGCCTATTCCGCATGGGAGGCGCCGCCGTTCTTCTCTCTAACCGCAAATCCGACAGGTGGCGAGCTAAGTACAAGCTCTGTCACCTTGTCAGGACTCACCAGGGTGCTGATGACAAGGCGTACTACTGTGTTATGGAGGAGGAAGATAAGGAAGGTAACGTTGGGATCAACTTGTCTAAAGATCTCATGACAATCGCCGGAGAAGCCCTGAAGGCTAACATCACTACCATAG GTCCTCTGGTTCTACCCGCATCGGAGCAGCTTCTCTTCCTCTCATCTCTTATTGGACGTAAGATCTTCAATCCAAAGTGGAAGCCGTACATACCAGACTTCAAGCAGGCCTTCGAGCATTTCTGTATCCACGCAGGAGGAAGAGCAGTGATCGACGAGCTTCAAAAGAGTCTGCAGTTGTCAGGAGAACACGTGGAAGCTTCGAGGATGACACTACATAGGTTTGGTAATACGTCGTCGTCTTCATTGTGGTATGAGCTTAGCTACATTGAGGCTCAAGGGAGGATGAAGAGAAGCGATAGGGTTTGGCAGATCGCATTCGGAAGTGGATTCAAGTGTAACTCCGCTGTGTGGAAATGTATCCGTACGATCAAGACACCAACGGATGGACCATGGTCGGATTGTATCGAACGATACCCCGTCTTTATCCCTGAAGTTGTCAAACTATGA
- the LOC104741265 gene encoding 3-ketoacyl-CoA synthase 5-like isoform X1: MIINKYKLRSNIKSYNLSGMGCSAGLISVDVARDLLQVHPNSNAVIISTEIITPNYYKGNERAMLLPNCLFRMGGAAVLLSNRKSDRWRAKYKLCHLVRTHQGADDKAYYCVMEEEDKEGNVGINLSKDLMTIAGEALKANITTIGPLVLPASEQLLFLSSLIGRKIFNPKWKPYIPDFKQAFEHFCIHAGGRAVIDELQKSLQLSGEHVEASRMTLHRFGNTSSSSLWYELSYIEAQGRMKRSDRVWQIAFGSGFKCNSAVWKCIRTIKTPTDGPWSDCIERYPVFIPEVVKL; this comes from the exons ATGATTATCAACAAATACAAGCTCCGAAGTAACATCAAAAGCTATAACCTTTCCGGTATGGGATGCAGTGCCGGCCTTATCTCCGTCGATGTAGCCCGTGATTTGTTACAAGTCCATCCTAATTCCAACGCAGTCATAATTAGCACTGAGATCATTACTCCTAATTACTACAAGGGTAATGAGAGAGCCATGTTGCTCCCAAATTGCCTATTCCGCATGGGAGGCGCCGCCGTTCTTCTCTCTAACCGCAAATCCGACAGGTGGCGAGCTAAGTACAAGCTCTGTCACCTTGTCAGGACTCACCAGGGTGCTGATGACAAGGCGTACTACTGTGTTATGGAGGAGGAAGATAAGGAAGGTAACGTTGGGATCAACTTGTCTAAAGATCTCATGACAATCGCCGGAGAAGCCCTGAAGGCTAACATCACTACCATAG GTCCTCTGGTTCTACCCGCATCGGAGCAGCTTCTCTTCCTCTCATCTCTTATTGGACGTAAGATCTTCAATCCAAAGTGGAAGCCGTACATACCAGACTTCAAGCAGGCCTTCGAGCAT TTCTGTATCCACGCAGGAGGAAGAGCAGTGATCGACGAGCTTCAAAAGAGTCTGCAGTTGTCAGGAGAACACGTGGAAGCTTCGAGGATGACACTACATAGGTTTGGTAATACGTCGTCGTCTTCATTGTGGTATGAGCTTAGCTACATTGAGGCTCAAGGGAGGATGAAGAGAAGCGATAGGGTTTGGCAGATCGCATTCGGAAGTGGATTCAAGTGTAACTCCGCTGTGTGGAAATGTATCCGTACGATCAAGACACCAACGGATGGACCATGGTCGGATTGTATCGAACGATACCCCGTCTTTATCCCTGAAGTTGTCAAACTATGA
- the LOC104741265 gene encoding 3-ketoacyl-CoA synthase 5-like isoform X3, translated as MIINKYKLRSNIKSYNLSGMGCSAGLISVDVARDLLQVHPXSNAVIISTEIITPNYYKGNERAMLLPNCLFRMGGAAVLLSNRKSDRWRAKYKLCHLVRTHQGADDKAYYCVMEEEDKEGNVGINLSKDLMTIAGEALKANITTIGPLVLPASEQLLFLSSLIGRKIFNPKWKPYIPDFKQAFEHFCIHAGGRAVIDELQKSLQLSGEHVEASRMTLHRFGNTSSSSLWYELSYIEAQGRMKRSDRVWQIAFGSGFKCNSAVWKCIRTIKTPTDGPWSDCIERYPVFIPEVVKL; from the exons ATGATTATCAACAAATACAAGCTCCGAAGTAACATCAAAAGCTATAACCTTTCCGGTATGGGATGCAGTGCCGGCCTTATCTCCGTCGATGTAGCCCGTGATTTGTTACAAGTCCATCCTAA NTCCAACGCAGTCATAATTAGCACTGAGATCATTACTCCTAATTACTACAAGGGTAATGAGAGAGCCATGTTGCTCCCAAATTGCCTATTCCGCATGGGAGGCGCCGCCGTTCTTCTCTCTAACCGCAAATCCGACAGGTGGCGAGCTAAGTACAAGCTCTGTCACCTTGTCAGGACTCACCAGGGTGCTGATGACAAGGCGTACTACTGTGTTATGGAGGAGGAAGATAAGGAAGGTAACGTTGGGATCAACTTGTCTAAAGATCTCATGACAATCGCCGGAGAAGCCCTGAAGGCTAACATCACTACCATAG GTCCTCTGGTTCTACCCGCATCGGAGCAGCTTCTCTTCCTCTCATCTCTTATTGGACGTAAGATCTTCAATCCAAAGTGGAAGCCGTACATACCAGACTTCAAGCAGGCCTTCGAGCATTTCTGTATCCACGCAGGAGGAAGAGCAGTGATCGACGAGCTTCAAAAGAGTCTGCAGTTGTCAGGAGAACACGTGGAAGCTTCGAGGATGACACTACATAGGTTTGGTAATACGTCGTCGTCTTCATTGTGGTATGAGCTTAGCTACATTGAGGCTCAAGGGAGGATGAAGAGAAGCGATAGGGTTTGGCAGATCGCATTCGGAAGTGGATTCAAGTGTAACTCCGCTGTGTGGAAATGTATCCGTACGATCAAGACACCAACGGATGGACCATGGTCGGATTGTATCGAACGATACCCCGTCTTTATCCCTGAAGTTGTCAAACTATGA
- the LOC109128675 gene encoding uncharacterized protein LOC109128675 has translation MVTCSKSGIFKPRTPLCLHSDTTISTLPLSHVQALKDPNWTPAVIEEYDALIKRKTWKLVPRPKATNIIRCMWLFRHKFKEDGTLARYKVRLVANGKSQQLGIDCDETFNHVVKSATIRAVLSVATSRDWPLHQLDVKNEFLHGDLEETVYMHQPHGFVDPAKLDHVCLLQRSLYGVKQAPRAWYTRFATFARTIGFTQSKSDASLFILRRGSDCAYLLLYVDDIVLTASTSHLL, from the coding sequence ATGGTCACTTGTAGTAAAAGTGGTATTTTTAAACCTCGCACTCCGCTTTGTCTTCACTCCGATACCACTATCTCTACTTTACCATTGTCTCATGTGCAGGCTCTTAAAGATCCTAACTGGACTCCGGCCGTAATTGAAGAGTATGATGCTCTTATTAAACGTAAAACGTGGAAACTTGTTCCACGGCCCAAAGCTACTAATATTATTCGATGTATGTGGTTATTTAGGCACAAATTTAAGGAGGATGGAACCCTGGCTCGGTATAAGGTGCGGCTTGTCGCCAACGGCAAATCTCAACAGCTAGGCATCGACTGTGACGAAACATTCAATCATGTGGTCAAGTCGGCTACCATTCGTGCTGTTCTTAGTGTTGCCACCTCCCGTGATTGGCCACTGCATCAACTGGACGTGAAGAACGAATTTCTTCACGGTGACCTTGAAGAGACCGTCTATATGCACCAGCCACATGGTTTCGTTGATCCTGCGAAGCTTGATCATGTGTGTCTTCTCCAGCGGTCTCTATATGGTGTGAAACAAGCCCCCCGCGCATGGTACACTCGTTTTGCCACGTTTGCACGGACCATCGGCTTCACCCAGAGTAAGTCGGATGCTTCGCTCTTCATCCTACGCCGTGGCTCTGACTGTGCGTACCTGTTGCTTTATGTGGACGACATAGTCCTTACAGCTTCAACTTCTCATCTCCTATAG
- the LOC104743537 gene encoding uncharacterized protein LOC104743537 has product MVIGDLTIHDYCQKLKSIADLLANLDSPVTDQALVIHLLNGLSDKFDDIINVIKHKSPFPGFLEARSMLTMEEKRLSKQTSSLPLSTASAPALLYTASDQSRSSNNNNGNTTSGFNNNHQWLQQPQPRRLQQ; this is encoded by the coding sequence ATGGTGATTGGTGACCTCACCATTCACGATTACTGTCAGAAGCTGAAGTCAATTGCGGACCTCCTAGCTAACCTCGACTCTCCTGTTACTGATCAAGCTCTCGTCATCCATCTCCTCAATGGTCTCTCTGACAAGTTTGATGACATTATTAATGTTATCAAACACAAGTCCCCATTCCCTGGATTCCTTGAGGCAAGATCGATGCTGACCATGGAGGAAAAACGACTTTCTAAACAGACTTCCTCACTACCTCTCTCGACTGCTTCTGCTCCCGCTCTACTTTACACGGCCTCTGATCAATCTCGCtcttccaacaacaacaacggcaACACCACCAGTGGCTTCAACAACAACCACCAGTGGCttcaacaaccacaaccacGGCGGCTACAACAATAA
- the LOC104741266 gene encoding zinc finger protein CONSTANS-LIKE 16-like isoform X2, whose protein sequence is MKSLANAVGAKTARACDSCVKRRARWYCAADDAFLCQSCDSLVHSANPLARRHERVRLKTASPAAVKHSNHSSSASPPHEAATWHHGFTRKARTPRGSGKKNNLSIFHDLVPEISVEDQTDSYELEEQLICQVPVLDPLVAEQFLNDVVAPKIEFPMISVMIDEDEDNAESCLNGFFPTDMELEEFAADVETLLGRGLDTESYAMEDLGFSNTEMFKVEKDEIEEEEVEEKKAINMEIFDDDDRKDVDGTVPFELSFDYESSHKTSEEEVMKNVESSGECVVKVKEEEEKNVLMLRLNYDSVISTWGGQGRPWTSGEPPELDIDISSWPPVSMGEFGGDQSHQKQYVGGCLPSSGFGDGGREARVSRYREKRRTRLFSKKIRYEVRKLNAEKRPRMKGRFVKRAALTAAAANSPLGVNY, encoded by the exons ATGAAAAGTTTGGCGAATGCTGTTGGAGCGAAGACGGCGAGGGCTTGCGATAGCTGCGTGAAGAGACGGGCACGGTGGTACTGCGCGGCCGACGATGCTTTTCTTTGTCAATCTTGCGACAGTTTGGTCCACTCAGCAAACCCTCTCGCTCGCCGGCACGAGAGGGTCCGTTTGAAGACGGCCAGCCCGGCGGCCGTGAAGCATAGCAACCACTCATCATCAGCTTCTCCTCCACACGAAGCAGCCACTTGGCATCACGGGTTCACTCGTAAAGCTCGGACGCCACGTGGCTCAGGTAAGAAGAACAATTTGTCGATTTTTCATGACTTGGTTCCGGAGATTAGTGTTGAGGATCAGACCGACAGCTATGAGCTAGAAGAGCAGCTGATCTGTCAAGTGCCGGTTCTCGATCCGTTGGTGGCTGAACAATTCTTGAACGACGTCGTTGCGCCGAAGATCGAGTTTCCTATGATCAGTGTGATGATCGATGAGGACGAAGACAACGCTGAGAGTTGTCTTAATGGTTTTTTCCCGACGGACATGGAGCTTGAGGAGTTCGCTGCTGACGTGGAGACTCTGCTCGGTCGCGGGTTAGACACTGAGTCTTACGCCATGGAGGACCTAGGGTTTTCTAATACAGAGATGTTCAAAGTCGAAAAAGacgagattgaagaagaagaagtagaagaaaagaaagccATAAACATGGAAATattcgatgatgatgatcggaAAGACGTGGATGGAACGGTACCGTTTGAGCTAAG TTTTGATTACGAGTCGTCACACAAGACATCCGAAGAAGAGGTAATGAAGAATGTTGAAAGTAGTGGTGAATGCGTTGTTAAggtgaaggaggaagaagagaagaatgttCTGATGCTAAGATTAAACTACGACTCGGTTATATCTACTTGGGGAGGCCAAGGTCGACCGTGGACTTCGGGAGAGCCACCGGAACTAGACATTGACATTAGCAGTTGGCCACCTGTTTCCATG GGAGAATTTGGTGGAGATCAAAGTCATCAGAAGCAGTACGTTGGTGGATGTTTACCATCAAGTGGGTTTGGAGATGGAGGTAGAGAAGCTAGGGTTTCGAGGTacagagagaagaggaggacaAGGTTGTTTTCTAAGAAGATAAGGTACGAGGTACGTAAACTGAATGCGGAGAAAAGACCACGCATGAAAGGAAGATTCGTTAAGAGAGCCGCGCtcactgctgctgctgcaaatTCACCATTAGGTGTTAACTACTGA
- the LOC104741266 gene encoding zinc finger protein CONSTANS-LIKE 16-like isoform X3 produces MKSLANAVGAKTARACDSCVKRRARWYCAADDAFLCQSCDSLVHSANPLARRHERVRLKTASPAAVKHSNHSSSASPPHEAATWHHGFTRKARTPRGSGKKNNLSIFHDLVPEISVEDQTDSYELEEQLICQVPVLDPLVAEQFLNDVVAPKIEFPMISVMIDEDEDNAESCLNGFFPTDMELEEFAADVETLLGRGLDTESYAMEDLGFSNTEMFKVEKDEIEEEEVEEKKAINMEIFDDDDRKDVDGTVPFELSFDYESSHKTSEEEVMKNVEKEVMKNVESSGECVVKVKEEEEKNVLMLRLNYDSVISTWGGQGRPWTSGEPPELDIDISSWPPVSMGEFGGDQSHQKQYVGGCLPSSGFGDGGREARVSRYREKRRTRLFSKKIRYEVRKLNAEKRPRMKGRFVKRAALTAAAANSPLGVNY; encoded by the exons ATGAAAAGTTTGGCGAATGCTGTTGGAGCGAAGACGGCGAGGGCTTGCGATAGCTGCGTGAAGAGACGGGCACGGTGGTACTGCGCGGCCGACGATGCTTTTCTTTGTCAATCTTGCGACAGTTTGGTCCACTCAGCAAACCCTCTCGCTCGCCGGCACGAGAGGGTCCGTTTGAAGACGGCCAGCCCGGCGGCCGTGAAGCATAGCAACCACTCATCATCAGCTTCTCCTCCACACGAAGCAGCCACTTGGCATCACGGGTTCACTCGTAAAGCTCGGACGCCACGTGGCTCAGGTAAGAAGAACAATTTGTCGATTTTTCATGACTTGGTTCCGGAGATTAGTGTTGAGGATCAGACCGACAGCTATGAGCTAGAAGAGCAGCTGATCTGTCAAGTGCCGGTTCTCGATCCGTTGGTGGCTGAACAATTCTTGAACGACGTCGTTGCGCCGAAGATCGAGTTTCCTATGATCAGTGTGATGATCGATGAGGACGAAGACAACGCTGAGAGTTGTCTTAATGGTTTTTTCCCGACGGACATGGAGCTTGAGGAGTTCGCTGCTGACGTGGAGACTCTGCTCGGTCGCGGGTTAGACACTGAGTCTTACGCCATGGAGGACCTAGGGTTTTCTAATACAGAGATGTTCAAAGTCGAAAAAGacgagattgaagaagaagaagtagaagaaaagaaagccATAAACATGGAAATattcgatgatgatgatcggaAAGACGTGGATGGAACGGTACCGTTTGAGCTAAGTTTTGATTACGAGTCGTCACACAAGACATCCGAAGAAGAGGTAATGAAGAATGTTGAAA AAGAGGTAATGAAGAATGTTGAAAGTAGTGGTGAATGCGTTGTTAAggtgaaggaggaagaagagaagaatgttCTGATGCTAAGATTAAACTACGACTCGGTTATATCTACTTGGGGAGGCCAAGGTCGACCGTGGACTTCGGGAGAGCCACCGGAACTAGACATTGACATTAGCAGTTGGCCACCTGTTTCCATG GGAGAATTTGGTGGAGATCAAAGTCATCAGAAGCAGTACGTTGGTGGATGTTTACCATCAAGTGGGTTTGGAGATGGAGGTAGAGAAGCTAGGGTTTCGAGGTacagagagaagaggaggacaAGGTTGTTTTCTAAGAAGATAAGGTACGAGGTACGTAAACTGAATGCGGAGAAAAGACCACGCATGAAAGGAAGATTCGTTAAGAGAGCCGCGCtcactgctgctgctgcaaatTCACCATTAGGTGTTAACTACTGA
- the LOC104741266 gene encoding zinc finger protein CONSTANS-LIKE 16-like isoform X1, whose protein sequence is MKSLANAVGAKTARACDSCVKRRARWYCAADDAFLCQSCDSLVHSANPLARRHERVRLKTASPAAVKHSNHSSSASPPHEAATWHHGFTRKARTPRGSGKKNNLSIFHDLVPEISVEDQTDSYELEEQLICQVPVLDPLVAEQFLNDVVAPKIEFPMISVMIDEDEDNAESCLNGFFPTDMELEEFAADVETLLGRGLDTESYAMEDLGFSNTEMFKVEKDEIEEEEVEEKKAINMEIFDDDDRKDVDGTVPFELSFDYESSHKTSEEEVMKNVESSGECVVKVKEEEEKNVLMLRLNYDSVISTWGGQGPPWTSGEPPKLDIDISSWPPVSMGEFGGDQSHQKQYVGGCLPSSGFGDGGREARVSRYREKRRTRLFSKKIRYEVRKLNAEKRPRMKGRFVKRAALTAAAANSPLGVNY, encoded by the exons ATGAAAAGTTTGGCGAATGCTGTTGGAGCGAAGACGGCGAGGGCTTGCGATAGCTGCGTGAAGAGACGGGCACGGTGGTACTGCGCGGCCGACGATGCTTTTCTTTGTCAATCTTGCGACAGTTTGGTCCACTCAGCAAACCCTCTCGCTCGCCGGCACGAGAGGGTCCGTTTGAAGACGGCCAGCCCGGCGGCCGTGAAGCATAGCAACCACTCATCATCAGCTTCTCCTCCACACGAAGCAGCCACTTGGCATCACGGGTTCACTCGTAAAGCTCGGACGCCACGTGGCTCAGGTAAGAAGAACAATTTGTCGATTTTTCATGACTTGGTTCCGGAGATTAGTGTTGAGGATCAGACCGACAGCTATGAGCTAGAAGAGCAGCTGATCTGTCAAGTGCCGGTTCTCGATCCGTTGGTGGCTGAACAATTCTTGAACGACGTCGTTGCGCCGAAGATCGAGTTTCCTATGATCAGTGTGATGATCGATGAGGACGAAGACAACGCTGAGAGTTGTCTTAATGGTTTTTTCCCGACGGACATGGAGCTTGAGGAGTTCGCTGCTGACGTGGAGACTCTGCTCGGTCGCGGGTTAGACACTGAGTCTTACGCCATGGAGGACCTAGGGTTTTCTAATACAGAGATGTTCAAAGTCGAAAAAGacgagattgaagaagaagaagtagaagaaaagaaagccATAAACATGGAAATattcgatgatgatgatcggaAAGACGTGGATGGAACGGTACCGTTTGAGCTAAGTTTTGATTACGAGTCGTCACACAAGACATCCGAAGAAGAGGTAATGAAGAATGTTGAAAGTAGTGGTGAATGCGTTGTCAAggtgaaggaggaagaagagaagaatgttCTGATGCTGAGACTAAACTACGACTCGGTTATATCTACTTGGGGAGGCCAAGGTCCACCGTGGACTTCGGGAGAGCCACCGAAACTAGACATAGACATTAGCAGTTGGCCACCTGTTTCCATG GGAGAATTTGGTGGAGATCAAAGTCATCAGAAGCAGTACGTTGGTGGATGTTTACCATCAAGTGGGTTTGGAGATGGAGGTAGAGAAGCTAGGGTTTCGAGGTacagagagaagaggaggacaAGGTTGTTTTCTAAGAAGATAAGGTACGAGGTACGTAAACTGAATGCGGAGAAAAGACCACGCATGAAAGGAAGATTCGTTAAGAGAGCCGCGCtcactgctgctgctgcaaatTCACCATTAGGTGTTAACTACTGA